A stretch of the Bacillus sp. B-jedd genome encodes the following:
- a CDS encoding RNA-binding S4 domain-containing protein, producing MRLDKFLKVSRIIKRRTLAKEVSDQGRILVNGKEAKASTTVKEGDELTIRFGQRIVTAKIERIQETTRKDEAAEMYTILKEERVQSEG from the coding sequence ATGAGGCTCGATAAATTCTTGAAGGTATCACGAATCATAAAAAGAAGAACACTCGCCAAAGAAGTATCCGACCAGGGAAGAATCCTCGTAAACGGCAAGGAAGCAAAAGCAAGCACAACCGTAAAAGAAGGAGACGAACTAACCATCCGTTTCGGCCAACGGATTGTAACAGCAAAAATAGAGCGGATCCAGGAAACAACACGTAAGGACGAAGCAGCGGAAATGTATACAATTTTAAAGGAAGAAAGGGTCCAATCCGAAGGGTAA
- the yabQ gene encoding spore cortex biosynthesis protein YabQ, with translation MTLTTQFITMAAMIASGILFGAMLDTYQRFLNRPKRKSWIAFINDILFWAAQALLIFYVLYLVNKGEIRFYIFIALLCGFAAYQALIKSLYLWLLERLIQAGMWLGRLFAKTVQLLIFKPVTGLFQLLVGLVLLIGRGLLLLLAFIGKTALFFIRIILFLPLKKIFSLLWKVLPKGFKKSAEKLYNSGTGLLGKTMDMWKRIKNRTKE, from the coding sequence ATGACACTTACCACACAGTTTATCACGATGGCGGCCATGATCGCTTCAGGAATACTTTTTGGAGCGATGCTCGATACGTACCAGCGTTTTTTAAATCGGCCGAAACGGAAAAGCTGGATTGCCTTTATCAACGATATTTTGTTCTGGGCAGCCCAGGCGCTCCTCATTTTTTATGTGTTGTACCTAGTCAATAAAGGAGAAATCCGATTCTATATCTTTATCGCCCTGCTCTGTGGGTTTGCCGCCTATCAGGCTTTAATTAAGAGTTTATATCTATGGCTGCTTGAAAGATTGATCCAGGCAGGGATGTGGTTGGGCCGTCTTTTTGCAAAAACGGTCCAGCTTCTTATTTTCAAGCCGGTTACAGGTTTGTTCCAGCTCCTAGTAGGGCTTGTCCTTTTAATCGGAAGAGGCCTTCTTTTGCTGCTCGCGTTTATAGGAAAAACAGCTCTGTTCTTTATTAGGATCATTCTTTTCCTTCCTTTGAAAAAAATATTTTCACTTCTTTGGAAAGTTTTGCCGAAAGGGTTTAAAAAATCGGCGGAGAAGTTATATAATAGTGGGACAGGACTTCTTGGAAAAACAATGGATATGTGGAAACGGATTAAGAATAGAACAAAAGAGTGA
- a CDS encoding S1 domain-containing RNA-binding protein: MSIEVGSKLQGKVTGITNFGAFVELPEGSTGLVHISEVADNYVKDINDHLKVGDMVEVKVINVEKDGKIGLSIKKAKDRPEPQRSYTPRPRQGRANDRNARPENFETKMAKFLKDSEDRLSSLKRNTESKRGGRGARRG, encoded by the coding sequence ATGTCAATCGAAGTAGGCAGCAAGTTACAAGGAAAGGTAACAGGGATTACTAATTTCGGCGCATTTGTGGAGCTGCCGGAAGGTTCGACAGGCCTTGTCCATATCAGTGAGGTTGCTGATAATTATGTTAAGGATATCAATGACCACTTGAAAGTGGGCGATATGGTAGAGGTCAAGGTCATCAACGTTGAAAAAGACGGAAAAATTGGCCTGTCCATCAAAAAAGCCAAGGACCGCCCTGAACCGCAAAGGTCCTACACACCTCGTCCCCGACAAGGGAGAGCCAATGACCGGAATGCCAGACCGGAAAATTTTGAAACAAAAATGGCTAAATTCTTAAAAGATAGCGAAGATCGTTTATCCTCCCTGAAACGCAACACGGAATCCAAGCGTGGCGGCCGTGGTGCCAGAAGAGGCTAA
- a CDS encoding FtsB family cell division protein — protein sequence MEAPKKRNVARIRNEYAESKYYTEELASKKRKALARRLATFSLLAVLFAFFMISSIYSRAEALDEKKAEKIMLEKKLSELNRERDILNEEIIKLNDDEYIAKLARKEYFLSDKGEIIFTLPEGKKKEK from the coding sequence GTGGAAGCACCAAAGAAACGGAATGTAGCACGGATCCGCAATGAATATGCGGAGTCGAAATATTATACGGAAGAATTGGCTTCCAAGAAACGCAAAGCGTTGGCAAGGCGCCTCGCCACTTTTTCACTTCTGGCGGTCCTTTTTGCATTTTTCATGATTTCTTCCATTTATTCACGCGCCGAAGCATTGGACGAGAAAAAAGCAGAGAAGATAATGCTCGAGAAAAAGCTTTCCGAATTGAACAGGGAACGGGATATTTTGAATGAAGAAATCATCAAATTGAATGACGATGAATATATTGCGAAACTGGCCCGGAAAGAATACTTCCTTTCAGATAAAGGAGAAATCATTTTCACTCTTCCGGAAGGGAAAAAGAAGGAAAAGTGA
- the mazG gene encoding nucleoside triphosphate pyrophosphohydrolase: MTKTIEILGLGAGGLDQLPLGVYRKLMSGGRVFLRTKEHPVVAELEEEGFTYTSFDSIYQKHDSFETVYEEICEVLLAEAAGGPIVYAVPGHPLVAERAVQLLLEAEARLENVTIRFGGGQSFLDALFQALKIDPVEGFQLLDGTALRPEQLQLEQHMFISQVYDRMIASDVKLTLMERLPDEYEVYIITAAGSTAEKIEKVPLYELDHKTELHNLVTLYVPPVKKEELLLGEFSKLRDIIATLRGPQGCPWDKEQTHESLKKYLIEETYEVIEAIDSGDIDHLVEELGDVLLQIMLHAQIGEDEGYFAINDVVRSISSKMIRRHPHVFGNRTAETAEDVLANWQEIKALEKGSEKSESLLDGIPKSLPALLKAFELQKKAAKAGFDWQEIGPAFEKVKEELHEFEAELEGEQLSLAKKEFGDLLFAFVNVARFLDIHPEESLIETNEKFTRRFRYIEEKVKASGRPFEDYTLEELDQYWDEAKQNGL, translated from the coding sequence ATGACAAAAACGATTGAAATTCTTGGTCTGGGAGCGGGTGGCTTGGACCAATTGCCGCTTGGTGTTTACAGAAAGTTAATGAGTGGCGGAAGGGTCTTTCTCCGAACGAAGGAGCATCCGGTAGTTGCTGAACTTGAAGAAGAAGGATTTACGTATACTTCTTTTGATTCCATATATCAAAAGCATGATTCATTTGAAACGGTGTATGAGGAAATTTGCGAAGTTCTTCTCGCCGAAGCTGCTGGTGGGCCGATTGTTTATGCAGTCCCGGGACATCCGCTCGTGGCGGAAAGGGCCGTTCAGCTTCTTTTAGAAGCTGAAGCCAGGCTGGAGAATGTCACTATCCGGTTCGGAGGCGGGCAAAGCTTTCTCGACGCACTGTTCCAAGCTTTAAAAATCGACCCTGTCGAAGGTTTTCAGCTTCTTGATGGGACCGCGTTGAGACCCGAACAGCTTCAGCTCGAACAGCATATGTTCATCAGCCAGGTTTATGACAGGATGATTGCCTCAGACGTAAAGTTGACATTGATGGAACGGCTTCCTGACGAATATGAAGTTTATATTATTACGGCTGCGGGGAGTACTGCTGAGAAAATAGAAAAAGTTCCGTTGTATGAACTTGACCATAAAACAGAATTGCACAATCTCGTTACCCTTTATGTGCCGCCTGTAAAAAAGGAAGAGCTGCTTCTGGGTGAGTTTTCGAAGCTCAGGGACATCATCGCTACGTTGCGGGGACCGCAGGGCTGCCCATGGGATAAAGAACAGACTCATGAGTCACTTAAAAAGTACTTGATCGAGGAAACCTACGAAGTCATTGAGGCAATTGACAGCGGGGATATCGATCATCTCGTCGAGGAATTGGGCGATGTTCTACTTCAAATCATGCTGCATGCGCAAATCGGTGAAGACGAAGGTTATTTTGCCATTAACGATGTTGTTCGATCAATCTCCAGCAAAATGATTCGAAGGCATCCACACGTTTTCGGCAACCGGACAGCCGAAACTGCTGAAGATGTACTTGCGAACTGGCAGGAAATAAAGGCTCTCGAAAAAGGATCGGAAAAGAGTGAATCCCTTCTTGACGGCATTCCCAAATCCCTTCCGGCCTTGCTGAAGGCCTTTGAATTGCAAAAAAAGGCGGCAAAAGCAGGATTTGACTGGCAGGAAATCGGCCCGGCCTTCGAGAAGGTAAAAGAGGAGCTTCATGAGTTTGAAGCCGAACTGGAGGGTGAACAGCTTTCACTGGCAAAAAAGGAGTTTGGCGACCTGCTCTTCGCTTTCGTAAATGTTGCCCGGTTCCTTGATATTCACCCGGAAGAATCCTTAATAGAAACAAATGAAAAATTCACCAGGCGCTTCCGGTATATTGAAGAAAAAGTGAAAGCCAGCGGCCGCCCCTTCGAGGACTATACCCTCGAAGAACTCGACCAATACTGGGACGAAGCCAAACAAAACGGACTCTGA
- the mfd gene encoding transcription-repair coupling factor: protein MKGLTTLFLKHEDIQSVISGVEGGLKEQLIAGLSGSSRTVLAASIYQQTGRPILLITHNLLQAQKLYEDLASLVNEKEVYLFPANELIAAEMSIASPELRGQRIEVLNEWSTNGKGILIAPVAGLRKILPPKERWEQYQLSIEKDQDLDIEETLETLVKMGYVRSEMVSTPGEFSVRGGILDIFPLTEANPLRIELFDTEVESIRSFSIEDQRSKEKIPKAIIGPATEMPLGEEDFARLAAELKAGLAASLKKIQDEKAKLLLSQNISYELEQINNRQRPDQIFKYSSIAYEKPASLLDYLPGNGMLMVDEISRVVEMSESLDKEEAEWYTSLLGEGRIIHGLSLSHQVNELFQKKQVPVLYLSLFLRHVANTNPQNIINFSSRQMQNFHGQMHLLKVEMERWKKGGYTVLFLGANHERVDKLQRVLEDYQIEAGLAKETSTLVPGSVQIIQGGLQSGFELPMQKIAVITEEELFNKRVKKSRQRQKLSNAERIKNYSELKIGDYVVHVNHGIGKYLGIETLVINGLHKDYLHIRYQGTDKLYVPVEQIDLVQKYVGSEGKEPKVYKLGGSDWKRVKKKVQSSVQDIADDLIKLYAEREAALGYAFSPDGEMQREFEASFPYQETEDQLRSIHEIKRDMEKSRPMDRLLCGDVGYGKTEVAIRAAFKAIADGRQVAFLVPTTILAQQHYETIRERFQDYPINIGLLSRFRSRKQQTETIKGLKAGTVDIVIGTHRLLSKDVTYRDIGLLIIDEEQRFGVTHKEKIKQLKTNVDVLTLTATPIPRTLHMSMLGVRDLSVIETPPENRFPIQTYVMEYNGVLVKEAIERELARNGQVYFLYNRVEDIERKAEEISMLVPDARVTFAHGQMSENELESVMIGFLAGEFDVLVTTTIIETGVDIPNVNTLIVHDADRMGLSQLYQLRGRVGRSSRIAYAYFTYRKDKVLTEVAEKRLHAIKEFTELGSGFKIAMRDLSIRGAGNLLGAQQHGFIDSVGFDLYSQMLKEAIEERRGKSREEERPTVEIDLDLDAYIPDSYIRDGHQKIEMYKRFRGIQDLEDSKELESEMKDRFGEYPDEVAYLFSVAEIKVHALNAGIESIKQVKGKITILLNEKAVTEIKGDAIVNVTYPFGRMAGFGMEGKKFKITLEAKEGQTAIWLNAIYEIAKGLEVERKKNIQ from the coding sequence ATGAAAGGCCTGACGACATTGTTTCTTAAGCACGAGGACATCCAATCCGTTATAAGCGGAGTGGAGGGCGGCTTAAAGGAACAGCTGATTGCCGGTTTATCCGGTTCATCTAGAACAGTTTTGGCGGCATCGATCTATCAACAGACGGGCAGGCCTATCCTCCTCATTACTCATAACCTGCTTCAGGCGCAGAAGCTTTATGAGGACCTGGCCAGCCTTGTCAATGAGAAGGAAGTCTACTTGTTTCCAGCCAATGAATTGATTGCAGCCGAAATGAGTATTGCAAGCCCCGAGCTCAGGGGGCAGCGGATTGAAGTGCTCAATGAGTGGAGCACGAACGGAAAAGGTATATTGATAGCACCGGTGGCGGGCTTGCGTAAAATTCTGCCGCCTAAAGAGCGGTGGGAACAGTATCAGCTTTCAATTGAAAAGGACCAGGACCTTGACATAGAAGAGACGCTGGAAACCTTGGTGAAAATGGGTTATGTCCGCTCTGAAATGGTATCGACACCGGGTGAGTTCAGCGTACGGGGCGGGATACTGGACATTTTTCCGCTTACCGAGGCAAATCCATTAAGGATAGAATTGTTTGACACAGAAGTTGAGTCAATCAGAAGCTTCTCCATAGAGGATCAGCGCTCAAAAGAAAAAATTCCTAAAGCGATTATTGGCCCGGCTACAGAAATGCCGCTTGGTGAAGAGGATTTCGCCCGCCTTGCAGCGGAATTGAAGGCAGGCCTTGCTGCCAGTCTGAAGAAAATCCAGGATGAGAAGGCGAAATTGCTTTTGTCCCAAAATATTTCTTATGAGTTGGAGCAAATTAACAATCGCCAGCGGCCGGACCAGATTTTCAAATACAGCTCGATTGCATACGAAAAACCAGCTAGTTTGCTAGATTATTTGCCGGGGAACGGCATGCTCATGGTTGATGAAATCAGCAGGGTGGTGGAGATGAGCGAGTCGCTCGATAAAGAGGAGGCTGAGTGGTACACGTCACTCCTTGGTGAAGGGAGAATTATCCACGGCCTTTCGCTTTCTCATCAAGTAAACGAGCTCTTCCAAAAAAAACAGGTGCCCGTCTTGTACTTGTCGCTTTTCCTTCGGCATGTGGCGAATACAAACCCGCAAAATATCATCAATTTCTCTTCTAGGCAAATGCAGAATTTCCATGGCCAGATGCATCTTTTGAAGGTGGAGATGGAAAGGTGGAAAAAGGGCGGATATACGGTTCTGTTTTTAGGGGCGAATCATGAAAGGGTAGACAAGCTGCAGCGCGTTTTGGAAGATTACCAAATTGAAGCGGGGCTGGCCAAAGAAACGTCCACCCTTGTTCCGGGTTCTGTCCAAATCATCCAGGGCGGCCTCCAAAGCGGCTTTGAACTGCCAATGCAAAAGATTGCCGTCATTACAGAAGAAGAGCTTTTTAATAAAAGGGTGAAAAAATCAAGGCAGCGCCAGAAACTGTCCAACGCGGAACGCATCAAGAATTATTCCGAGTTGAAGATTGGCGATTATGTGGTCCATGTCAACCACGGGATTGGTAAATATCTCGGTATAGAGACGCTCGTCATTAACGGCCTTCATAAAGATTATCTTCATATCCGCTACCAGGGGACAGACAAGCTGTATGTTCCTGTTGAGCAGATTGACCTAGTTCAGAAGTATGTCGGTTCCGAAGGAAAGGAGCCGAAAGTTTACAAGCTGGGCGGCAGTGACTGGAAGCGCGTGAAGAAAAAGGTCCAATCCTCTGTCCAGGATATTGCCGATGACTTGATCAAGCTGTATGCCGAACGGGAAGCGGCCTTGGGCTATGCATTCAGCCCAGACGGGGAGATGCAAAGGGAGTTTGAAGCTTCCTTCCCTTATCAGGAAACGGAAGACCAGCTGAGGTCCATCCATGAAATTAAGCGTGATATGGAAAAATCCCGGCCGATGGACCGGCTGCTTTGCGGCGATGTCGGCTATGGAAAGACCGAGGTCGCCATTCGTGCCGCTTTTAAAGCGATTGCCGATGGAAGGCAGGTCGCCTTCCTTGTGCCGACAACCATTCTCGCGCAGCAGCATTATGAAACCATCCGTGAAAGGTTTCAGGACTATCCAATCAATATAGGGCTGCTGAGCCGTTTCCGCTCGAGAAAACAGCAGACGGAAACGATAAAGGGACTGAAAGCAGGAACAGTTGATATTGTCATCGGAACACACAGACTTTTATCAAAAGATGTCACGTACCGGGACATTGGTTTGCTCATCATTGATGAGGAGCAGCGGTTTGGTGTCACCCATAAAGAAAAAATCAAACAGCTGAAAACAAATGTCGATGTGCTGACATTAACAGCGACTCCGATTCCAAGGACGCTTCATATGTCCATGCTCGGAGTAAGGGATTTATCTGTTATTGAGACTCCTCCGGAAAACCGGTTCCCGATTCAGACATATGTGATGGAATATAACGGGGTTCTGGTGAAGGAAGCGATTGAACGGGAACTTGCGCGCAATGGGCAGGTTTATTTCCTGTATAACAGGGTCGAGGATATAGAAAGAAAAGCCGAGGAAATTTCCATGCTTGTACCGGATGCGAGGGTCACTTTTGCCCATGGCCAAATGTCCGAAAACGAACTTGAATCTGTTATGATTGGTTTCCTTGCAGGGGAATTTGATGTGCTTGTCACGACTACCATTATTGAAACAGGCGTTGATATCCCGAACGTCAATACTCTCATCGTCCATGATGCTGACAGGATGGGACTGTCCCAGCTTTATCAGCTCCGCGGGCGTGTCGGCCGTTCAAGCCGGATTGCGTATGCCTACTTCACGTACCGGAAAGATAAAGTGCTGACAGAGGTTGCCGAAAAACGACTCCACGCGATTAAGGAATTTACCGAGTTAGGCTCTGGATTCAAAATCGCAATGAGGGATTTATCGATCAGGGGAGCGGGCAACCTGCTCGGTGCCCAGCAGCATGGCTTTATCGATTCGGTCGGATTTGACCTTTATTCGCAGATGCTTAAGGAAGCGATCGAAGAACGGAGAGGAAAGTCCAGGGAAGAAGAAAGGCCGACAGTGGAAATCGACCTTGATCTGGATGCGTATATTCCCGATTCTTATATTCGCGACGGCCATCAGAAGATCGAGATGTACAAGAGGTTCCGGGGCATTCAGGATTTGGAGGATAGCAAAGAGCTTGAATCTGAGATGAAGGACCGTTTCGGGGAATACCCTGACGAGGTCGCCTATTTATTCAGCGTGGCCGAAATAAAAGTGCACGCGCTGAATGCGGGAATCGAATCGATTAAGCAGGTGAAGGGAAAAATCACCATTCTATTAAATGAGAAGGCTGTCACGGAAATCAAAGGGGATGCCATCGTGAATGTCACGTATCCATTTGGAAGGATGGCCGGTTTCGGGATGGAAGGAAAGAAATTTAAAATAACGCTTGAGGCAAAAGAGGGCCAAACGGCAATTTGGCTCAATGCTATTTATGAAATTGCGAAAGGCCTTGAAGTGGAGCGAAAAAAGAATATTCAGTAG
- a CDS encoding putative polysaccharide biosynthesis protein yields the protein MEPVKQGQNLFKGAFILTAAALFTKLLSAGYRIPFQNIAGDIGFYIYQQVYPFYGVAMALATTGFPVVLSKLYAEEKKRGRQLLAASYLLLQLFGIICFAILYAGSEFIARWMGDPGLAILLRTVSVVFLLFPAISVMRGYFQGKGDMVPTASSQIGEQSIRVITILAIAILFTKQGLSLYYVGAGAMFGSVTGGIVSLIILLLFLRNRKRRSGDWNPRDFFMPAFKEIRRIAGILGPQGLAICISSLLMVFIQLGDALNLYSLLVEKGIAPLKAKELKGVFDRGQPMIQLGLTAASTISLSLVPLIASIRLNKNKQFLVHKIRLAMRVTAVIGVGAAAGLWGIARPTNIMLFENSNGTDVLAVLSVAILFSSIAMTASSILQGRGVLFPPAAAVLSAFPLKYALNLVLVPRFGTIGAAWATAMTLLLVSAAVVLILKKNIGGPVFERLFLKKLLIAAVAMIVFLKAFIAGTEFLYVLESERLAASVQALVSCFLGAFLYIFIIIRGGVFREDELALFPLGSKLGLLLPHDRSRIR from the coding sequence ATGGAGCCGGTAAAACAGGGGCAAAACCTTTTTAAGGGAGCTTTTATTCTTACAGCTGCCGCATTATTCACCAAACTATTAAGCGCCGGGTACCGGATTCCCTTCCAAAATATTGCCGGGGACATCGGTTTTTATATATATCAGCAGGTTTACCCCTTTTACGGGGTCGCCATGGCGCTTGCGACAACAGGTTTTCCTGTCGTCCTCTCAAAATTATATGCCGAAGAAAAAAAGCGCGGACGCCAGCTGCTCGCGGCATCCTATTTGCTGTTGCAATTGTTCGGAATAATCTGTTTCGCCATCCTGTATGCCGGATCTGAATTTATAGCCCGCTGGATGGGCGATCCAGGACTAGCCATTTTATTGAGGACCGTTTCGGTTGTTTTCTTGCTTTTCCCCGCTATATCAGTCATGAGGGGATATTTCCAGGGGAAGGGTGACATGGTCCCGACCGCATCATCACAAATTGGTGAACAGTCCATCAGAGTCATTACCATCCTGGCTATCGCCATCCTTTTTACTAAGCAAGGCCTTTCCCTCTATTACGTCGGTGCCGGGGCTATGTTCGGTTCGGTCACAGGCGGAATCGTGTCACTTATAATCTTGTTGCTCTTTCTGCGCAATCGGAAGCGTAGGAGCGGAGATTGGAATCCACGTGATTTTTTTATGCCTGCTTTTAAGGAAATAAGGCGGATAGCGGGCATACTCGGACCGCAGGGTCTGGCCATCTGCATCAGCAGCCTGCTGATGGTATTCATTCAATTGGGCGATGCGCTTAACCTCTATTCACTTCTGGTCGAAAAAGGCATAGCACCTCTTAAGGCTAAGGAGCTAAAAGGAGTATTTGACCGGGGGCAGCCGATGATCCAGCTTGGCCTTACGGCGGCCTCGACAATTTCCCTGTCTCTCGTTCCGCTCATCGCAAGCATCAGGCTGAATAAAAATAAACAGTTCCTTGTACATAAAATCCGCCTCGCCATGCGGGTAACGGCGGTAATCGGGGTCGGGGCGGCCGCAGGGCTTTGGGGCATCGCCCGGCCGACAAATATCATGTTATTCGAGAATAGTAACGGTACAGATGTGCTGGCAGTACTAAGTGTGGCAATCCTATTCAGTTCCATCGCCATGACAGCCTCTTCCATTCTCCAGGGAAGGGGGGTTCTTTTCCCTCCTGCCGCGGCCGTACTGTCAGCCTTTCCGCTGAAATATGCATTAAACCTCGTTTTAGTTCCCAGGTTTGGAACAATCGGGGCAGCGTGGGCCACGGCGATGACCCTGCTGCTCGTTTCTGCTGCGGTCGTCTTAATTTTGAAAAAAAATATCGGCGGCCCTGTATTTGAAAGATTGTTTTTGAAAAAACTGCTTATAGCCGCCGTTGCGATGATCGTTTTTTTAAAAGCTTTCATCGCTGGAACAGAATTTTTATATGTACTGGAAAGTGAACGTCTGGCTGCTTCTGTCCAAGCCTTGGTTTCCTGTTTTCTTGGGGCGTTCCTTTACATTTTTATCATTATAAGAGGCGGTGTTTTCCGGGAGGATGAGCTGGCGCTATTTCCTTTAGGAAGCAAATTGGGCTTATTGCTGCCACACGATAGGAGTCGGATAAGATGA
- the yabP gene encoding sporulation protein YabP — protein sequence MNQYYDTTGNKGTVPDHDIIMRGRRLLDITGVKQVESFDNEEFLLETVMGFLSIKGQNLQMKNLDVDKGVVSIKGKVYELVYLDEQHGEKAKGFFSKLFR from the coding sequence ATGAACCAATATTACGATACGACCGGAAACAAAGGGACAGTGCCTGACCATGATATCATCATGAGAGGGCGGAGGCTTCTTGATATAACAGGAGTCAAACAAGTTGAAAGTTTCGACAATGAAGAGTTCCTTCTGGAGACTGTGATGGGTTTTTTATCGATAAAAGGACAGAATCTGCAAATGAAAAACCTGGATGTCGATAAAGGGGTAGTATCCATTAAAGGAAAAGTTTACGAACTTGTGTACCTCGATGAACAGCATGGGGAAAAAGCTAAAGGGTTCTTTAGCAAGTTATTCCGATGA
- the spoVT gene encoding stage V sporulation protein T: protein MKATGIVRRIDDLGRVVIPKEIRRTLRIREGDPLEIFVDRDGEVILKKYSPISELSDFAKEYAEALYDSLGNPVLICDRDTYIAVAGGSKKDFLNKNIGEQVEKVMEDRSSVLVTQQGQIALVDGNEETISSYTIGPIIANGDPIGAVIIFSKEGTLGEVEQKAVETAAGFLARQMEQ from the coding sequence ATGAAAGCAACTGGTATAGTTCGTCGAATCGATGATTTAGGTCGTGTTGTCATTCCGAAGGAAATCCGCAGAACCCTCCGGATTAGGGAAGGAGATCCGCTCGAAATATTTGTCGACCGTGATGGAGAAGTAATCCTTAAGAAATATTCACCAATCAGCGAGCTGAGCGATTTTGCAAAAGAATACGCGGAAGCTCTTTATGACAGCCTTGGCAATCCAGTCCTGATCTGTGACAGGGATACTTATATCGCTGTAGCGGGCGGTTCGAAAAAGGATTTCTTAAACAAGAATATTGGTGAGCAAGTTGAGAAAGTGATGGAAGACCGTTCGTCGGTCCTTGTGACACAGCAGGGGCAAATCGCACTTGTCGATGGCAATGAAGAAACGATTTCTTCTTATACAATCGGACCGATTATCGCAAATGGAGATCCAATCGGAGCAGTTATCATTTTTTCTAAAGAAGGCACCCTTGGGGAAGTCGAGCAAAAAGCAGTTGAAACGGCAGCAGGCTTCTTGGCAAGGCAAATGGAACAATAG